A window from Nocardioides mesophilus encodes these proteins:
- a CDS encoding STAS domain-containing protein, whose product MSIASASDGWTTIRENREEIIERWSKVAGQSLGGRITQTELKRDVREMFEALADAPHVEDHDLTDSAFSDLRALLADVARTRVRQGFSPTETAIGVFAVKQAVLELLESQGDLASYKFFAEFSRFVDDLGLYMLDTYAQTRESVIAGQTEALLELSTPVVKLWEGIVALPLVGILDSARTQVAMETLLKTLVSTGSEHAIIDITGVSAVDTQVAQNLLKTVRAARLLGTECIISGIRPQIAQTMVGLGIEFGDVSTKASLADALLLALRRSGNDVVKRQRA is encoded by the coding sequence ATGTCCATCGCTTCCGCCTCCGATGGCTGGACAACAATCCGGGAGAACCGCGAAGAGATCATCGAGCGCTGGAGCAAGGTCGCCGGTCAGTCGCTGGGCGGTCGGATCACCCAGACCGAGCTCAAACGGGACGTTCGCGAGATGTTCGAGGCCCTCGCCGATGCCCCGCACGTCGAGGATCACGACCTCACCGACAGCGCGTTCTCCGACCTGAGGGCCCTCCTCGCTGACGTGGCGCGGACCCGCGTCCGCCAAGGCTTCAGCCCCACGGAGACCGCGATCGGCGTGTTCGCAGTCAAGCAAGCCGTGCTCGAGCTGCTGGAGTCTCAGGGCGACCTGGCGAGCTACAAGTTCTTCGCGGAGTTCTCCCGGTTCGTCGACGATCTCGGGCTGTACATGCTGGACACCTACGCCCAGACTCGGGAGTCGGTGATCGCCGGCCAGACGGAGGCGTTGCTCGAGCTCTCCACGCCGGTGGTGAAGCTGTGGGAGGGGATCGTCGCTCTCCCCCTGGTAGGCATCCTGGACTCCGCACGCACCCAGGTCGCCATGGAGACGCTTCTCAAGACGCTGGTGAGCACAGGCTCCGAGCACGCCATCATCGACATCACCGGCGTGTCGGCGGTCGACACCCAAGTGGCGCAGAATCTCCTGAAGACAGTCAGGGCAGCCCGACTGCTGGGCACCGAGTGCATCATCTCGGGGATCCGTCCACAGATCGCCCAAACCATGGTCGGCCTGGGCATCGAGTTCGGGGACGTCTCCACCAAGGCCTCCCTCGCGGACGCCCTGCTCCTTGCGCTGCGAAGGTCCGGAAACGATGTCGTCAAGCGTCAACGGGCCTGA
- a CDS encoding wax ester/triacylglycerol synthase domain-containing protein: MVEFMRNTDAFALGMEADARLRSTVVSVILLDRSPDWQVLCDRFERVARLVPMFRQRVVPTLPPAPPRWVVDPDFDLRYHLRRILAPAPGTFDTVMEMARRAEMDEFDHARPMWGVVLVDGLSDGGAALVVRLHHSLADGIGGVQISRLLFDLKRKPRDLGPMPPVPRSPGTGAMDGLRGALQYDAALATSLVRGALATPARVVGSVRHPRGSVRSALATTASVYRTVRPINDTSSPIMRRRRMIRELGVHEVPFAALKEAGHRAGGSLNDAFLAGVTGGLRRYHAEHGADVGELRVTMPISIRTEADAVGGNRLTLMRFALPVGVVDPAERIRQIHVRASAARAERSLPHTQAIAGGLNLLPRWYVGAILRHVDFLASDVPGLPVAAYIGGAAVRMQYAFGPTIGASVNVTLMTYVDTCALGINVDTGAIPDFDVFRTCLVAGFDEVLELAGAAQPAREKTSDAH, encoded by the coding sequence ATGGTCGAGTTCATGCGCAACACGGACGCGTTCGCACTGGGGATGGAGGCGGACGCGAGACTCCGGTCGACGGTCGTCTCGGTGATCCTGTTGGACCGGTCCCCGGACTGGCAGGTCCTCTGCGACCGCTTCGAGCGGGTCGCACGGTTGGTGCCGATGTTCCGGCAGCGGGTGGTGCCCACGCTGCCCCCGGCGCCGCCGCGGTGGGTGGTCGACCCGGACTTCGACCTCCGCTACCACCTACGCCGCATCCTGGCTCCGGCTCCCGGCACGTTCGACACCGTCATGGAGATGGCCCGGCGCGCGGAGATGGACGAGTTCGACCACGCCCGGCCGATGTGGGGAGTCGTGCTGGTCGACGGGCTGTCGGACGGCGGGGCCGCCCTCGTGGTCCGGTTGCACCACTCCCTCGCCGACGGCATCGGCGGGGTGCAGATCTCCCGGCTGCTCTTCGACCTGAAGCGCAAACCGCGAGACCTCGGCCCGATGCCGCCGGTGCCCCGGAGCCCGGGCACCGGCGCGATGGACGGGTTGCGCGGCGCGTTGCAGTACGACGCCGCGCTGGCCACCTCGCTGGTGCGGGGTGCGCTGGCCACGCCCGCCCGTGTCGTGGGGAGCGTGCGGCACCCGCGGGGCAGCGTCCGCTCGGCGCTGGCCACCACGGCGTCGGTGTACCGGACGGTGCGTCCGATCAACGACACCTCCTCGCCGATCATGCGGCGGCGTCGGATGATCCGTGAGCTGGGCGTGCACGAGGTGCCGTTCGCCGCGCTCAAGGAGGCGGGTCACCGCGCCGGTGGCAGCCTCAACGACGCCTTCCTCGCCGGGGTGACCGGCGGACTGCGGCGCTACCACGCCGAGCACGGCGCCGACGTGGGCGAGCTCCGGGTGACCATGCCGATCAGCATCCGCACCGAGGCCGACGCCGTCGGCGGGAACCGGCTGACGCTCATGCGCTTCGCGCTGCCGGTGGGAGTGGTGGACCCCGCGGAGCGGATCAGGCAGATCCATGTCCGGGCGTCCGCCGCCCGTGCCGAACGGTCCCTGCCGCACACCCAGGCGATCGCGGGTGGGCTGAACCTGCTGCCGCGCTGGTACGTCGGCGCGATCCTGCGCCACGTCGACTTCCTCGCCAGCGACGTCCCGGGGCTGCCGGTCGCCGCCTACATCGGCGGCGCCGCCGTCCGGATGCAGTACGCCTTCGGCCCCACCATCGGAGCGAGTGTCAACGTCACGCTGATGACGTACGTCGACACCTGTGCGCTCGGCATCAACGTCGACACCGGGGCGATCCCGGACTTCGACGTCTTCCGCACGTGCCTGGTAGCGGGCTTCGACGAGGTGCTGGAGCTCGCCGGCGCCGCGCAACCGGCCCGGGAGAAGACCTCCGATGCCCACTGA
- a CDS encoding SRPBCC family protein produces MPTDHATDAIEVKASFADVLATLRDVESQPEWIPEILEAELLEVDADGLAVTARFRASATVGTDEYTLSYAHHEDGLSWTMVKGRLQTGQEGRYVIREVAPDRTSVTYDLTIHHNLPLPGFLRNRVIKGLVESTLTGLRKHLED; encoded by the coding sequence ATGCCCACTGACCACGCCACCGACGCGATCGAGGTCAAGGCTTCCTTCGCCGACGTGCTCGCCACCCTCCGTGACGTGGAGAGCCAGCCGGAGTGGATCCCGGAGATCCTCGAGGCGGAGCTGCTCGAGGTCGACGCGGACGGCCTGGCGGTGACCGCCCGCTTCCGCGCGTCCGCCACCGTCGGCACCGACGAGTACACGCTGTCCTACGCGCACCACGAGGACGGGCTGAGCTGGACGATGGTGAAGGGCCGGCTGCAGACCGGGCAGGAGGGGCGCTACGTGATCCGGGAGGTGGCGCCGGACCGGACCTCGGTGACCTACGACCTCACCATCCACCACAACCTCCCGCTGCCCGGCTTCCTGCGGAACCGGGTGATCAAGGGCCTGGTCGAGAGCACTCTCACCGGTCTGCGCAAGCACCTCGAGGACTGA
- a CDS encoding DUF6529 family protein, with protein sequence MSSEQPAAVRRGALVTGLLVCAGISVALGVYGRLHSPSYGSLPSFGFSSTATFKAWVGSVVLALAAAQLVTALWLYGRLPGAPPAPRRLGLVHRGTGYTAFVLSLPVAALCLYGFGFAPEPFSARTLVHSLAGCAFYGAFAAKVLLVHTRNLPRWALPLAGSLVLTTVVLAWLTSAWWLFSTTGLHR encoded by the coding sequence ATGTCGAGCGAGCAGCCGGCCGCCGTACGGCGGGGAGCACTGGTCACCGGCCTGCTGGTCTGCGCCGGCATCTCGGTCGCCCTCGGGGTCTACGGCCGCCTCCACAGCCCGTCCTACGGGTCGCTTCCGTCGTTCGGCTTCTCCAGCACGGCCACCTTCAAGGCCTGGGTGGGCTCGGTCGTCCTGGCGCTCGCCGCCGCCCAGCTGGTCACCGCGCTGTGGCTCTACGGCCGCCTCCCCGGCGCACCGCCGGCGCCGCGGCGGCTCGGGCTGGTGCACCGCGGCACCGGCTACACCGCCTTCGTGCTGTCCCTGCCGGTGGCGGCGCTCTGCCTCTACGGCTTCGGGTTCGCTCCCGAGCCGTTCTCCGCCCGGACCCTGGTGCACTCGCTCGCCGGGTGCGCCTTCTACGGTGCTTTCGCCGCCAAGGTGCTGCTCGTGCACACCCGCAACCTGCCCCGGTGGGCCTTGCCGCTGGCCGGCTCGCTGGTGCTCACCACGGTCGTCCTCGCCTGGCTGACCAGTGCGTGGTGGTTGTTCTCGACCACCGGCCTGCACCGCTGA
- a CDS encoding DUF7144 family membrane protein, producing the protein MPEGVTSRTTGADEYSGGAVGITVFAGVLMILVGIFHVIQGIVALANDTFFVLGQDYVFKFDVTAWGWVHLIAGVLVALAGFALFRAAVWARTVAVILACVSILASFAWMPYYPLWSFVILAFDIFVIWAVTVHGRDIVER; encoded by the coding sequence ATGCCCGAAGGAGTGACCAGCCGCACCACCGGAGCCGATGAGTACAGCGGCGGGGCGGTCGGGATCACCGTCTTCGCCGGGGTGCTGATGATCCTGGTGGGCATCTTCCACGTGATCCAGGGCATCGTCGCCCTCGCCAACGACACCTTCTTCGTGCTGGGCCAGGACTACGTCTTCAAGTTCGACGTGACCGCATGGGGATGGGTGCACCTGATCGCGGGCGTCCTGGTGGCCCTGGCCGGGTTCGCGCTCTTCCGCGCCGCGGTCTGGGCCCGGACCGTGGCGGTCATCCTCGCCTGCGTCAGCATCCTGGCCAGCTTCGCCTGGATGCCGTACTACCCGCTGTGGAGCTTCGTGATCCTCGCCTTCGACATCTTCGTCATCTGGGCGGTGACCGTCCACGGGCGCGACATCGTCGAGCGCTGA
- a CDS encoding MFS transporter → MAPESDRPPVPASRMSAWRFIVWFGIVAMLADVVYEGARSITGPLLAHLGASALVVGVVTGVGESAALLLRLVSGPLTDRSGRFWGWTLAGYGLTVVSVPLLGLASVLWVASALVIAERVGKAVRSPAKDTLLSHATAVTGRGRGFAVHEALDQVGALAGPLLVAGVLAASGGDYTPALLVLAVPGALAFALVVWLRAQVPRPEGYEAELELPPAAGLGVDPTEEPGSAPARLPGRFWAYASFAGLTMVGFSTFGVISFHLVTDGVLSAAAVPLVYAAVMVVDALAALLTGWLYDRHGASVLVLLPVVAAAVPALAFSGSVQVAVAGALAWGVALGVQESTLRATVADLVPRGRRATAYGLFGAVIGVAAAAGGALAGGLYGVSVPLLVTVTVLLQVAALLVLLVTLHRGRPSVDAGLQA, encoded by the coding sequence ATGGCACCGGAGTCGGACCGCCCGCCCGTCCCCGCGTCGCGGATGTCGGCCTGGCGGTTCATCGTGTGGTTCGGCATCGTGGCGATGCTGGCCGACGTCGTCTACGAGGGTGCCCGGTCCATCACCGGACCGCTGCTGGCGCACCTGGGCGCCAGCGCGCTCGTGGTCGGGGTGGTCACCGGAGTGGGGGAGTCGGCGGCGTTGCTGCTGCGACTGGTCTCGGGGCCGCTGACCGATCGCAGCGGCCGGTTCTGGGGCTGGACGCTGGCCGGGTACGGGCTCACCGTGGTCAGCGTGCCGTTGCTCGGGCTGGCCAGCGTGCTCTGGGTCGCCTCCGCCCTCGTGATCGCCGAGCGGGTCGGGAAGGCGGTCCGGTCCCCGGCCAAGGACACGTTGCTCTCGCATGCGACGGCGGTGACCGGTCGCGGCCGCGGTTTCGCCGTGCACGAGGCCCTGGACCAGGTAGGAGCCCTGGCCGGTCCGCTGCTGGTCGCCGGGGTGCTCGCCGCCTCGGGCGGCGACTACACCCCGGCCCTGCTCGTGCTGGCCGTCCCCGGTGCGCTGGCCTTCGCCCTGGTGGTCTGGCTGCGGGCGCAGGTGCCCCGTCCGGAGGGCTACGAGGCGGAGCTGGAGCTGCCACCCGCGGCCGGGTTAGGGGTGGACCCGACGGAGGAGCCGGGGTCGGCCCCGGCGCGGCTGCCCGGCCGGTTCTGGGCCTACGCGTCGTTCGCCGGGCTGACCATGGTCGGCTTCTCCACCTTCGGGGTGATCTCGTTCCACCTGGTGACCGACGGCGTGCTCTCGGCGGCCGCGGTGCCGCTGGTCTACGCGGCCGTGATGGTCGTCGACGCGTTGGCGGCGCTGCTGACCGGCTGGCTCTACGACCGGCACGGCGCCTCGGTGCTGGTCCTGCTCCCGGTCGTGGCCGCCGCCGTTCCGGCGCTGGCGTTCTCCGGCTCGGTGCAGGTGGCCGTCGCCGGCGCGCTGGCCTGGGGGGTGGCGCTCGGCGTCCAGGAGTCGACGCTGCGGGCCACCGTGGCCGACCTGGTGCCGCGGGGCCGCAGGGCCACCGCCTACGGGCTCTTCGGGGCGGTGATCGGTGTCGCGGCGGCCGCCGGCGGGGCGCTGGCCGGGGGGCTGTACGGCGTCTCCGTGCCGCTGCTGGTCACGGTGACGGTCCTCCTCCAGGTCGCGGCCCTGCTCGTGCTGCTCGTGACGCTGCACCGTGGCCGGCCCTCCGTCGACGCCGGCCTGCAGGCGTGA
- a CDS encoding STAS domain-containing protein — protein sequence MDRIPILRIGDILLVSVQFDLQDRIATALQEDLAARIVETSANGVLIDISALEIVDSFVGRMINTVASVSRVLDAETVVVGMRPAVAITLVELGLSLPGVRTALDLDRGLAMLTGEQVKAEEIAGTDDDTGGTAAG from the coding sequence ATGGACCGAATCCCTATCCTGCGCATCGGTGACATCTTGCTGGTGTCCGTGCAGTTCGACCTGCAGGACCGCATCGCGACGGCGCTCCAGGAGGATCTCGCCGCACGCATCGTCGAGACTTCGGCGAATGGTGTGCTCATCGACATCTCGGCGCTGGAGATCGTGGACAGCTTCGTCGGCCGGATGATCAACACGGTCGCATCCGTGTCGCGAGTTCTGGACGCCGAGACGGTCGTCGTCGGCATGCGCCCGGCTGTGGCGATCACCCTCGTCGAGCTGGGGCTCTCCTTGCCGGGTGTCCGCACAGCGCTCGACCTGGACCGTGGGCTGGCCATGCTGACCGGTGAGCAGGTGAAGGCGGAGGAGATCGCCGGGACCGACGACGACACCGGCGGGACCGCGGCCGGCTGA
- a CDS encoding glutamate decarboxylase gives MAVWSRSTTTEGESTILPRFARAGMLHVPKHRIPEREMLAQTAYQIVKDEVMLDGNARFNLATFVTTWMDDEADRLYAATFDKNMIDKDEYPQTAEIEARCVRMLADLWHAPAAADSTGTSTTGSSEGCMLSGLALKRRWQHARRHAGQSTDRPNIVMGANVQVVWEKFANYWEVEPRYVPLEGDVFHLTPDRLLEHVDENTIGVVAVLGSTMDGTYEPVEEICAALDDYEARSGVSVPVHVDAASGGFVAPFVQPDLVWDFRLPRVVSIQSSGHKFGLVYPGVGWVLWRDAEHLPEDLVFHVNYLGGDMPTFALNFSRPGAQVVLQYFQFLRLGLEGFRLVQQSCQDVALHVARTVEALPQFRLISDGRDLPVVTFSMSPDVTRYDVFDVSRKLRESGWLVPAYTMPPNREDLAVLRVVVRNGFSHDMAGRFLRDLQAAVDWLAGLGAPMPREQQPSGFHH, from the coding sequence GTGGCCGTCTGGAGCAGGAGCACCACCACCGAGGGAGAGTCGACGATCCTGCCGCGTTTCGCCCGCGCCGGGATGCTGCACGTGCCGAAGCACCGGATCCCGGAGCGGGAGATGCTGGCCCAGACGGCCTACCAGATCGTGAAGGACGAGGTGATGCTCGACGGCAACGCCCGGTTCAACCTCGCCACCTTCGTGACGACCTGGATGGACGACGAGGCGGACCGGCTCTACGCCGCGACCTTCGACAAGAACATGATCGACAAGGACGAGTACCCGCAGACCGCCGAGATCGAGGCGCGTTGCGTGCGGATGCTGGCGGACCTGTGGCACGCCCCGGCCGCTGCGGACAGCACGGGTACGTCGACCACGGGAAGCTCCGAGGGGTGCATGCTCAGCGGTCTGGCGCTGAAGCGTCGCTGGCAGCACGCGCGGCGCCACGCCGGGCAGAGCACGGACCGCCCCAACATCGTGATGGGGGCCAACGTCCAGGTGGTGTGGGAGAAGTTCGCCAACTACTGGGAGGTCGAGCCCCGCTACGTCCCGCTCGAAGGCGACGTCTTCCACCTCACGCCCGACCGGTTGCTCGAGCATGTCGACGAGAACACCATCGGCGTAGTGGCGGTCCTCGGCTCGACGATGGACGGAACCTACGAGCCGGTGGAGGAGATCTGTGCGGCGCTCGACGACTACGAGGCCCGCAGCGGGGTGTCGGTGCCGGTGCACGTCGACGCCGCCTCCGGCGGCTTCGTCGCGCCGTTCGTCCAGCCGGACCTCGTCTGGGACTTCCGGCTGCCGCGGGTGGTCTCCATCCAGAGCTCCGGACACAAGTTCGGGCTTGTCTACCCCGGGGTGGGGTGGGTGCTGTGGCGCGACGCCGAGCACCTGCCCGAGGACCTCGTCTTCCACGTGAACTACCTGGGCGGGGACATGCCGACGTTCGCCCTGAACTTCTCCCGGCCCGGCGCGCAGGTGGTGCTGCAGTACTTCCAGTTCCTCCGGCTGGGCCTGGAGGGATTCCGACTGGTGCAGCAGTCCTGTCAGGACGTGGCCCTGCACGTGGCCCGCACGGTCGAGGCGTTGCCGCAGTTCCGGCTGATCTCCGACGGCCGGGACCTGCCGGTGGTGACCTTCTCGATGAGCCCGGACGTCACCCGGTACGACGTCTTCGACGTCTCGCGCAAGCTCCGCGAGTCGGGCTGGCTGGTGCCGGCGTACACGATGCCGCCGAACCGTGAGGACCTCGCGGTGCTCCGCGTCGTCGTGCGCAACGGCTTCAGCCACGACATGGCGGGTCGATTCCTGCGGGACCTGCAGGCCGCCGTCGACTGGCTCGCGGGACTCGGTGCTCCGATGCCGCGTGAGCAGCAGCCCAGCGGTTTCCACCACTGA
- a CDS encoding bifunctional DedA family/phosphatase PAP2 family protein produces the protein MTTLANHILALPGWVALLVVFAVPALESSAFVGFLFPGEIALILGGVLAFEGRVPLAAVLVAGMVGAVVGDSVGYAVGSAYGRRLLDGTVGRWVKQDHLDRASVYLAERGGRAVFFGRFTAALRVMIPGLAGMSGLRYRTFLVFNVAGAVGWVTLSVMLGYLGGSSWRHVEHIASRIGLGALAVVVLAIAAGYALRRTGTHKGRRLLGWLESRGPVRRARARHPRLTGWLTNRLDPSRPTGLGLTIATAVLVGSVWAFLGISQDVVVNEELALADPGIHSWFLAHRTGALDTFFQIVTRLGSTYLVVPLLLVAGAALVRRRRSWVPAVDIAVVYGSAVLLHAVVIELVHRPRPPRADWLAPAGGWAYPSGHTTQAVAAWGLLALLFSVGAAPRTRTVVVSAAAVVVTLVAVSRVYLGVHWATDVLGAVAMSVAVLSAWVVVHRFWFVDPPTHQASPSGQVSGGNRWAAAHAASEHRVPRASRRRPAGPAGIDPPCRG, from the coding sequence ATGACCACGCTGGCCAACCACATCCTCGCGCTGCCTGGCTGGGTGGCCCTCCTGGTCGTGTTCGCGGTGCCGGCCCTGGAGTCCTCCGCGTTCGTGGGGTTCCTCTTCCCCGGCGAGATCGCGCTGATCCTCGGTGGGGTGCTGGCCTTCGAGGGCCGGGTGCCGCTGGCAGCGGTCCTGGTGGCCGGGATGGTCGGAGCCGTGGTCGGGGACAGCGTCGGCTACGCGGTCGGAAGCGCCTACGGGCGTCGGCTGCTGGACGGCACCGTGGGCCGATGGGTCAAGCAGGACCACCTGGACCGGGCCTCGGTCTACCTCGCCGAGCGCGGTGGCCGGGCGGTGTTCTTCGGGCGGTTCACCGCGGCGCTGCGCGTCATGATCCCCGGGCTGGCCGGCATGTCGGGCCTGCGCTACCGGACCTTCCTGGTCTTCAACGTGGCCGGCGCGGTCGGGTGGGTGACGCTGTCGGTGATGCTGGGCTACCTCGGCGGCAGCAGCTGGCGTCACGTGGAGCACATCGCCTCACGGATCGGCCTGGGGGCTCTGGCCGTGGTCGTGCTGGCGATCGCGGCGGGATACGCGCTGCGGCGTACCGGCACCCACAAGGGCCGGCGCCTGCTCGGCTGGCTGGAGTCCCGCGGTCCGGTACGGCGGGCCCGGGCCCGCCATCCGCGACTGACCGGCTGGCTCACGAACCGGCTCGACCCGAGTCGTCCCACCGGGCTGGGCCTGACGATCGCGACGGCGGTCCTGGTCGGCTCGGTCTGGGCCTTCCTGGGCATCAGCCAGGACGTGGTCGTGAACGAGGAGCTCGCGCTGGCCGACCCGGGGATCCACAGCTGGTTCCTCGCGCACCGGACCGGCGCGCTGGACACCTTCTTCCAGATCGTCACCCGGCTCGGCTCGACCTACCTCGTGGTCCCGCTGCTGCTGGTCGCCGGAGCGGCGCTCGTCCGGCGACGACGCTCCTGGGTCCCCGCCGTCGACATCGCCGTCGTCTACGGTTCGGCGGTCCTCCTGCACGCCGTCGTGATCGAGCTGGTGCACCGACCCCGTCCCCCGAGGGCCGACTGGCTCGCCCCCGCCGGCGGCTGGGCGTACCCGTCCGGCCACACCACCCAGGCGGTGGCCGCCTGGGGGCTGCTGGCGCTGCTGTTCAGCGTCGGCGCCGCGCCGCGGACCCGGACCGTCGTGGTGTCGGCCGCAGCCGTCGTGGTCACCCTCGTCGCCGTCAGCCGGGTCTATCTCGGCGTCCACTGGGCCACCGACGTGCTCGGTGCCGTCGCGATGTCGGTGGCCGTGCTGTCCGCCTGGGTGGTCGTCCACCGGTTCTGGTTCGTCGACCCTCCGACGCACCAGGCCAGCCCGTCGGGTCAGGTCAGTGGTGGAAACCGCTGGGCTGCTGCTCACGCGGCATCGGAGCACCGAGTCCCGCGAGCCAGTCGACGGCGGCCTGCAGGTCCCGCAGGAATCGACCCGCCATGTCGTGGCTGA
- a CDS encoding MFS transporter — MAGHVTQDRSAQALRRVLVPLALAQFICSFAGSNMNVMINDISRDLDTTVQGVQLAITIFLLVMAALMIPGGKLTDRYGRKRCFTAGLALYGVGAVLSAVSPGLGVLILGNSILEGVGTALLIPPVYILTTLLYTGVTARAKAFGTISAAGGVGAAAGPLIGGLITTAISWRAAFVFQALVIVAILWLSRHVVDPLPADPTRSFDTSGAILSALGLVLVVMGIMSADDSGWLMVGLMAAGALLLLWFFLGVRAKERAGKEPLLSTSLFRNRTSNLGLVTQNTQWLMLMGASFVVSAYLQVVRGYNAIETGVIFTAATVGLLAASLEAERFARRRSQRTLIVAGFLVTVVGVAVLLVMVKGSPNPWAFAPGLFLIGFGVGGMLTPSVNIVQSSFGEDRQGEISGLSRSVSNLGSSLGTAIAGTVLVAGISSTPSRAYAAAMIVLAAVALVGLVAALLLPKTPAPSPAAHRGQKSARPGKG; from the coding sequence ATGGCCGGGCATGTCACGCAGGATCGTTCCGCGCAGGCGCTGCGACGCGTGCTCGTCCCGTTGGCGCTGGCGCAGTTCATCTGCAGCTTCGCCGGCTCGAACATGAACGTGATGATCAACGACATCAGCCGCGACCTGGACACCACCGTGCAGGGCGTGCAGCTGGCGATCACGATCTTCCTGCTGGTGATGGCGGCGCTGATGATCCCGGGCGGCAAGCTGACCGACCGCTACGGCCGCAAGCGCTGCTTCACCGCAGGTCTCGCCCTCTACGGCGTCGGCGCGGTCCTGAGCGCGGTCTCGCCCGGGCTCGGGGTCCTCATCCTGGGCAACTCGATCCTCGAGGGAGTCGGCACCGCGTTGCTGATCCCACCGGTCTACATCCTGACCACGCTGCTGTACACCGGGGTGACCGCGCGGGCCAAGGCGTTCGGCACCATCAGCGCGGCGGGCGGCGTCGGCGCGGCGGCGGGCCCGCTCATCGGTGGGCTGATCACCACCGCGATCAGTTGGCGGGCGGCCTTCGTGTTCCAGGCGCTGGTCATCGTGGCCATCCTCTGGTTGAGCCGGCACGTGGTGGACCCGCTCCCCGCCGACCCCACGCGGTCCTTCGACACCAGCGGCGCGATCCTGTCCGCCCTGGGTCTCGTGCTCGTCGTGATGGGCATCATGAGCGCCGACGACAGCGGCTGGCTGATGGTCGGGCTGATGGCCGCCGGCGCCCTGCTGCTCCTGTGGTTCTTCCTCGGAGTACGCGCCAAGGAGCGGGCCGGCAAGGAACCGCTGCTCTCGACCAGTCTGTTCCGCAACCGCACCTCCAACCTGGGCCTGGTCACGCAGAACACCCAGTGGCTGATGCTGATGGGCGCGTCCTTCGTGGTCTCGGCGTACCTGCAGGTGGTCCGCGGCTACAACGCCATCGAGACCGGCGTGATCTTCACCGCGGCCACGGTGGGCCTGCTGGCGGCCTCGCTCGAGGCCGAGCGGTTCGCCCGGCGTCGCAGCCAGCGGACCCTGATCGTCGCCGGCTTCCTCGTGACCGTCGTCGGCGTCGCCGTGCTGCTGGTCATGGTGAAGGGGTCACCGAACCCGTGGGCGTTCGCCCCGGGCCTGTTCCTGATCGGCTTCGGGGTCGGCGGCATGCTGACCCCGTCGGTGAACATCGTTCAGTCGAGCTTCGGGGAGGACCGACAGGGAGAGATCTCCGGTCTGTCCCGCAGCGTCTCCAACCTGGGGTCCTCGCTCGGTACGGCGATCGCCGGCACCGTGCTGGTCGCGGGCATCTCCTCCACGCCGAGTCGTGCCTACGCAGCCGCCATGATCGTGCTGGCCGCCGTCGCACTGGTCGGCCTCGTCGCGGCCCTCCTGCTGCCCAAGACGCCTGCACCGAGCCCGGCCGCGCACCGCGGTCAGAAGTCGGCCCGCCCCGGAAAGGGCTGA
- a CDS encoding anti-sigma regulatory factor → MNASISVDPRETHELHSDADVVRVRQLARALAVSAEFSLVDQTKLVTAVSELARNTLLYGGGGTAELELVTEGDRRGVRATFTDKGPGIADIALALTDGWSSGTGMGLGLPGARRLVDDFDLQSSPGVGTTVSVVKWSP, encoded by the coding sequence ATGAACGCGTCGATCTCGGTCGATCCCCGCGAGACCCACGAGCTCCACTCGGATGCGGATGTGGTCCGCGTCCGACAGCTGGCGCGCGCGCTCGCTGTGAGCGCGGAGTTCTCCCTGGTGGACCAGACCAAGCTCGTGACCGCCGTGAGCGAGCTCGCCCGCAACACTCTGCTCTACGGCGGGGGCGGAACCGCCGAGCTCGAGCTGGTGACCGAAGGTGACCGAAGGGGTGTCCGGGCTACGTTCACCGACAAGGGACCGGGGATCGCAGACATCGCCCTCGCACTGACCGACGGCTGGTCCAGCGGCACCGGCATGGGCCTCGGGCTGCCCGGCGCCCGGCGCCTCGTCGACGACTTCGACCTGCAGTCCAGTCCTGGGGTGGGCACCACCGTCAGTGTCGTCAAGTGGTCGCCATGA